The Marivirga salinae DNA window GTGGACTAGGATTAGTGAGTTCATTCTTAACCTTGAGATGGTTGGATAAAAAAGATGAAGAGAAATAATTAAACTCAAATTTAGAATGCCAAATAAAAGCCAAGATTGATATTCAACACATAGTGATATCAATCTTGGCATTTAATTTTAGCATCAGATTGTCTTTTTTGATGAAAAACTAAGTAAATCCCTTACTTTTTAATGTCTCTACATAAGTTTTATTACGTCCACCTCAATTTTTATAGCTTTCCATTATATTATAAATCCAATTTTTTATACATTAGGCGATGATTTAAAGCTTCATTCCCTATGAATTTTATAAAATTTATTTTTCCATTTCTAATTTCCTTGGCTTTAATTGTTGGGCTCAATAACAAATTGGGACAAGTTCCGCCATTAGGTAAGTTTCTGGATCCGTATAACGGTTTTTGGGCTAATTCCGAAAATCAGGACATAGCATTTGAAGTAAGTCCTTCAATACCAGGACTTAATGAAAAAGTGAGCATTTATTATGATTCCATTTTAATACCGCATGTTTATGCCAATAATGATCATGATTTATACATGGCACAAGGCTATGTAACGGCACAAAATCGCTTATGGCAAATGGAATTTCAAACGCATGCCTCAGGTGGCAGGGTTTCCGAAATTATAGGGAAAGATGCATTAGATTTTGACCGATATCAAAGAAGAAACGGTCTACTTTATGGTGCTGAAAAAGCCGTGAAATTAATGGCAGAAGACCCAACCATTGGGCCATTATTGAATGCCTATACTGAAGGAATAAATCAATATATTGCCTCCTTAGAATATAAAGACCTTCCTATTGAATATAAATTATTGGATTACAAACCTGAAAAATGGTCTAATTTAAAATCTGGATTACTTTTAAAATACATGGCTGATGATTTAGCAGGTGGAGATGCTGATGCCGAAAACACTCAGCTTTTAAAAATGCTAGGGAAAGAAAGATTTAATTTCTTATTTCCTGATAGATATAAAGATTTTGACCCTGTAATTCCAAAAAGCAGGGACTGGGATTTTGAAGCCGAAACTATTGAAAGACCTGATTCTATTGAGTTCCCATTGGTTTTTCCGGATAATAAAGCTCCACAGCCTGATCCACAAAATGGAAGTAACAATTGGGCTGTTCATGGAAGTAAAACCTCAACAGGCAAACCAATACTGGCAAATGATCCGCATTTAGGCTTAAATCTACCTTCTATATGGTATGTGATGCACTTAAATTCACCAACTGTGAATGTATTTGGCTCTACTCTTCCTGGAGCTTTGGGCGTAATTATTGGATTTAATGATAATGTTTCTTGGGGGGTAACCAATGCAACTAGAGATGTGAGAGATTGGTACCACATTACTTTTAAGAGTGATGAGAAAAAGGAATATAGGTACAATGGAAAATGGCTAAAAACCCAAAAAGTAATTCAAGAATTTAAAGTCCGTGGAAATGAAAATTACTATGATACTATTTACTATACTCACCATGGCCCAATTGTGTATGATGAGAGTTTCCGATCGGAAAACAGCAAAACCAATTTTGCCTTAAGGTGGACTGCTCATGATCCCTCTAATGAACAATTAACTTTCCATTTGCTAAACAGAGCTAAAAATTATGATGATTATGAAAAAGCTTTAACTTTTTATGACTGTCCAGCACAAAACTTTGCTTATGCTGATGTTCATGGTGATATAGCTTTATGGATTAATGGAAAATTCCCATTACGCTGGGAAGAACAAGGTAAATTTATCATGGATGGCTCAAGAGCCGATATGGATTGGGCAGGTTTTATCCCACGAGAGCACAATGCCTATATGAAAAATCCTAAACAAGGATATTTAAGTTCTGCGAATCAAATTCCTGTAGATAGCACTTACCCTTATTACCATTATGACAGAGGTTTTGAGCACTATAGAAACCGAAGATTGAATCAAAAATTAGAAACCTTGCAGAATATCACAGTGGAAGATATGATGCGATTACAAAATGATAATTTCTCTCTTTTAGCATCCGATATCTTGCCAAGTATTTTGGATAGTCTAAACCGAAATAATATGAGTGAGCCTGAAAAAATTGCTTTTGATGCCTTATCCAATTGGAATTTTATGGCTGACCAAGATGCTATAGCCCCTGCATATTTCGAAATATTATGGGATGATTTGTACAAAAATTTATGGGATGAGTTTTATGGATTGGATAATAAAGTCCGAAGACCTGAATTGCCTGTTACGGTTGAAATTTTAAAAGAACATCCAGAAGAAAAATATATCGACAATCAAAATACAGACATAAAAGAAAGCATTTCTGATTTATATCATATGAGCTTTAAATCTGCAGTTGATTCTGTAGAGAACTGGAAATCTGCTAATGAAAAGGAATTGACTTGGAGTAATTTTAAAAATACCACAGTTCAGCATTTGGCGAGATTAGCTCCATTTAGTACGGATAATATTCAGATTGGAGGTAATAAACATATCTTAAATGCAACCTCAGGAAGGCATGGTCCTTCATGGAGAATGGTTGTTTCATTAGAACAGCCAATCAAAGCATATGGAGTATATCCTGGTGGTCAATCAGGGAACCCTGGTAGCTATTACTATGATAACTTGATTGAGCCTTGGAGCGATGGAGAATATTATGAATTGGAAAATAAAGCCAATGCATCCGATCTTAACAACATTATTTTCACTCAAACTTTAACACCTGAAGCAAAATGAAATTTATCATCAGAACGATAATAATTGTAGTAGCAGCACATTTTTCTTTGCTTTATTTCCCATGGTGGTCAATGGCAATTTGTGCTTTTTTCGCAGGAGCAATTATAGCGGGTAAAAACTTAAGCACTTTCTTCAGCGGATTTATAGGGCTTGGTTTTTTATGGTTGATTCAGGCATTTATAATCCACAATGACTCAAGCGGCATATTATCCAATAAAATTGCAGAGCTATTCGGCTTGAGTGATGGAATTTATATGGTGATAATTTCAGGAATTGTAGCTGGCCTTGTAGGTGGATTCAGTACGTTGAGTGGTTTCCGCTTCCGCAGAATCTTTAGTAGAGATAAAAGTAGAGGGTTGTATAGATAGGCTGCTTAATTCGTGTACTTAAAAGAGTTTTATTAAAAATATCTAATCTGTCCTGAGAAGCTCGCACCAGCTATGTTGTTTCCAGCTGCTTGCATCTGTTCTAAATAAAGCACAAAATCAGATAAGATCGTCATTCCTGCGAAACCTGTCCCGCACTAAAAGTCGGGAGGCAGTAATCTATTGATTTTAACCAAAGGTTAAAATACCAGAAAAGCTAAAAAATATTTCAATCGAATCAATTATACTCATTACCTTTTGGATAAGAGTATTAAAACTTCGTTTCAATAGACAAGACCCCTACCTTCACAGGGATGACGCAAGGAACACAATGAATTTCGCTGTGTTCCTAATGTAATTCTCCGTGAAACTTCATGGTAAACTTAGTACAACTCCATGGTAAAAACTTTACAGCCTTTGGCTGTCCTTTTGTTTTCTTTTAAATCTTGTCCCGATAAATACGGGACAAGTCGTGGTTAAAAAAATTCAGCTCAGCTATGTTTTTTTAGTGACCTTTGTGTAAAACTTAGTGCAACTCTGTGGTTAATCCTTTACAGCCTTTGGCTGTCTTTTGTGGTTAACCCAATTCAGCTTTAGTTGAATTACTTTTCTTCCTTCTCACAAAATTCCAAGTCAATTGTTCTTTTATCAATATCAGTAGCTTTCACTCTTACTGTTACAGGATCACCAAGTGTAATCATTCGCTTATTGTTCCTTCCTATGATTCTGTAATTCTTTTCATCAAATTCATAGTAATCATCCGTCATATCGACTAAACGAACCATACCCTCGCATTTGGTTTCTATGATTTCCACGAAAATACCCCATTCGGTTACGCCTGTTACCAAGCCGTCAAATGCTTTATCTTCAACAGAAGCCATAAATTCAACTTGCTTATACTTGATAGAAGCTCTTTCTGCATCAGAAGCTCTTTTCTCCATTTCTGAAGAATGCAAACATTTAGATTCGTATTCTTCAGCATTCACTGATTTCCCCTGATCTAAATAATGTTGCAACAATCTGTGCACCATCACATCAGGATAACGTCTGATAGGAGAAGTGA harbors:
- a CDS encoding penicillin acylase family protein; the protein is MNFIKFIFPFLISLALIVGLNNKLGQVPPLGKFLDPYNGFWANSENQDIAFEVSPSIPGLNEKVSIYYDSILIPHVYANNDHDLYMAQGYVTAQNRLWQMEFQTHASGGRVSEIIGKDALDFDRYQRRNGLLYGAEKAVKLMAEDPTIGPLLNAYTEGINQYIASLEYKDLPIEYKLLDYKPEKWSNLKSGLLLKYMADDLAGGDADAENTQLLKMLGKERFNFLFPDRYKDFDPVIPKSRDWDFEAETIERPDSIEFPLVFPDNKAPQPDPQNGSNNWAVHGSKTSTGKPILANDPHLGLNLPSIWYVMHLNSPTVNVFGSTLPGALGVIIGFNDNVSWGVTNATRDVRDWYHITFKSDEKKEYRYNGKWLKTQKVIQEFKVRGNENYYDTIYYTHHGPIVYDESFRSENSKTNFALRWTAHDPSNEQLTFHLLNRAKNYDDYEKALTFYDCPAQNFAYADVHGDIALWINGKFPLRWEEQGKFIMDGSRADMDWAGFIPREHNAYMKNPKQGYLSSANQIPVDSTYPYYHYDRGFEHYRNRRLNQKLETLQNITVEDMMRLQNDNFSLLASDILPSILDSLNRNNMSEPEKIAFDALSNWNFMADQDAIAPAYFEILWDDLYKNLWDEFYGLDNKVRRPELPVTVEILKEHPEEKYIDNQNTDIKESISDLYHMSFKSAVDSVENWKSANEKELTWSNFKNTTVQHLARLAPFSTDNIQIGGNKHILNATSGRHGPSWRMVVSLEQPIKAYGVYPGGQSGNPGSYYYDNLIEPWSDGEYYELENKANASDLNNIIFTQTLTPEAK